The following are encoded in a window of Poecile atricapillus isolate bPoeAtr1 chromosome 3, bPoeAtr1.hap1, whole genome shotgun sequence genomic DNA:
- the LOC131577320 gene encoding LOW QUALITY PROTEIN: serine/threonine-protein kinase pim-1-like (The sequence of the model RefSeq protein was modified relative to this genomic sequence to represent the inferred CDS: deleted 1 base in 1 codon), whose product MPRPARRPWASRPPARPCRARLGPTSARFSPHCLWRLWKSFWKSSSLWWWGSGTVFWLRLVRALAQPRTRPLPEPPRCRPAPAPSPAASPSRARPLVSWAAGPESPEPGAAREAAVPGAVGCSGQNIESAVPPGRAEKPPLEQLYRQGSLLGSGGCGSVYSGTRLADGAPVAIKRVSRDRISEWARLHDGALVPLELALLWMVSCPGFRGVVRLLDWFQLPDGFALVMERPERFQDLWYFLDERGFLTEPVARGLFCQVLEAVRHCTAAVSCTSRGVLHRDIKAENIVLDLATGEAKLIDFGCGTILRDTLYTRMSGTLEYSPPEWILFGCYRGQPATIWSLGILLYDLVCGHLPFHTNEDIIRGQLFFPPRVSQGCQHLIRWCLSMDPADRPSLENLLEHSWLQDPHLAQKTAEIHPSTQWGDPGAQQVPAARVSRRSKKIPERFPAAVEQRREHRQDASAGPQRAVEGAAQCSLSCWRSRDSAVKLPRTGEGETSPCSSMAS is encoded by the exons ATGCCGCGTCCCGCAAGGCGCCCGTGGGCGAGTcggcccccggcccgcccctgTCGGGCCCGCCTCGGTCCCACCTCCGCCAGGTTCTCTCCGCACTGCTTGTGGCGCCTCTGGAAGAGTTTCTGGAAGAGTTCCTCCCTCTGGTGGTGGGGGAGCGGCACCGTCTTTTGGCTCCGCCTGGTGCGggccctggcccagccccgAACGAGGCCCCTGCCAGAGCCGCCCCGCTGCCGCCCGGCTCCCGCCCCGTCGCCGGCAGCGTCCCCGAGCCGAGCCCGGCCGCTCGTCAGCTGGGCCGCCGGCCCCGAGTCGCCGGAGCCCGGAGCGGCTCGGGAAGCAGCAGTGCCCGGGGCGGTCGGGTGCTCCGGGCAGAATATCGAGAGCGCGGTGCCGCCCGGACGGGCGGAGAAGcctcccctggagcagctctacCGGCAGGGCTCGCTGCTGGGGAGCGGCGGCTGCGGCAGCGTTTACTCCGGGACCCGGCTCGCCGACGGCGCCCCG GTGGCCATCAAGCGAGTGTCCCGGGATCGCATCTCGGAGTGGGCGCggctg CACGACGGCGCCCTTGTGCCCCTGGAGCTGGCGCTGCTCTGGATGGTGTCGTGCCCTGGCTTCCGCGGCGTCGTGCGGCTCCTGGACTGGTTCCAGCTGCCCGACGGCTTCGCGCTGGTCATGGAGCGTCCGGAGCGCTTTCAGGACCTGTGGTACTTCCTGGACGAGCGGGGGTTCCTGACGGAGCCCGTGGCGCGGGGGCTGTTCTGCCAGGTGCTGGAGgccgtgcggcactgcacc gcCGCGGTGTCCTGCACCAGCCGCGGTGTCCTGCACCGCGACATCAAGGCCGAGAACATCGTCCTTGACCTGGCCACCGGCGAGGCGAAGCTCATCGACTTCGGGTGCGGCACGATCCTCCGGGACACTTTGTACACCCGAATGTCAG GAACACTAGAATACAGCCCACCGGAATGGATCCTCTTCGGCTGCTACCGTGGCCAGCCAGccaccatctggtccctgggtaTCCTGCTCTACGACCTGGTCTGCGGGCACCTTCCTTTCCACACCAATGAGGACATAATCCGGGgccagctcttcttcccgccCCGGGTGTCTCAAG GGTGCCAGCACCTTatcaggtggtgtttatccATGGATCCCGCAGACAGGCCATCCTTGGAAAATCTTCTTGAGCATTCTTGGCTGCAGGACCCCCACCTGGCCCAGAAGACAGCAGAGATCCATCCCTCTACACAGTGGGGGGATCCAGGAGCCCAGCAAGTACCAGCTGCACGTGTCTCACGGCGCTCCAAGAAAATCCCAGAGCGTTTCCCTGCAGCCGTGGAACAGAGGAGAGAGCACAGACAAGATGCTTCTGCTGGTCCCCAGCGAGCTGTGGAGGGAGCGGCTCAGTGCTCCCTGTCCTGTTGGAGAAGTCGTGACAGTGCAGTGAAATTGCCACGGACTGGAGAAGGGGAAACATCCCCCTGCAGCTCAATGGCATCGTGA